One segment of Lytechinus variegatus isolate NC3 chromosome 13, Lvar_3.0, whole genome shotgun sequence DNA contains the following:
- the LOC121425868 gene encoding cholecystokinin receptor type A-like, with the protein METQSTTAGTDFAVYSSSVADSASLNDTTRSDWLWTPITWSYWISIQLVVACLGLGGNLLVLLVLFHRRSFKKPTDILIGGLAAADFITSIFMIPQPRLSGAPNTALGNVACKLVYSSIFLWISISSSVFTLTAIAIERYIAVVHPVKFKVWVTPKRLVYWFLAIWLLSFAINSRTFGTTWVDSTTGKCRVVYSHYSIQIVLGIVVFLIRFIFPAIIMLLCYYLITRSLRQRSKQFQPKTVGSVDLNLDQKRAGPSQSLLAARSKVIKIMFVVIVTFIVCWVADSTGLLAYNVRLVDRSYLYSHLYHVFVIIAFFNTCANPLIYTISYQEFRLAVRDLFCGSGGVRGSLFGKDEAGNTETNSQNDATKKTISSYI; encoded by the coding sequence ATGGAAACACAGTCCACAACGGCAGGCACTGATTTTGCCGTGTATAGTTCATCAGTTGCCGATTCAGCCTCCCTGAATGATACGACGCGATCTGATTGGTTATGGACTCCGATCACGTGGTCATATTGGATAAGCATTCAACTCGTGGTGGCGTGTTTAGGTCTCGGCGGCAATCTCTTGGTCCTGCTCGTCCTGTTCCATAGGCGATCGTTCAAGAAGCCCACCGATATCCTCATCGGTGGACTAGCAGCTGCTGATTTCATCACGTCCATCTTCATGATCCCTCAGCCGAGGCTGTCTGGGGCGCCGAACACAGCTCTCGGTAACGTCGCATGTAAGCTAGTCTACTCCTCAATTTTCCTCTGGATATCGATCAGTTCATCTGTATTCACTCTTACCGCTATCGCTATCGAACGATATATCGCGGTGGTCCATCCTGTAAAGTTCAAGGTATGGGTCACGCCAAAGCGGCTGGTCTATTGGTTCTTAGCGATCTGGTTGCTGTCCTTTGCGATAAACTCCCGCACATTCGGGACTACATGGGTCGATAGCACAACAGGAAAATGCAGGGTGGTGTATAGCCACTATTCTATTCAGATCGTCCTAGGTATTGTCGTGTTCTTGATCAGGTTCATTTTCCCCGCCATCATCATGCTTCTCTGTTACTATCTGATCACGCGTTCTCTGCGTCAGCGGTCGAAGCAATTTCAGCCAAAGACGGTCGGATCCGTGGACCTCAACCTGGACCAAAAACGTGCTGGTCCCTCGCAGAGTCTCCTCGCAGCCCGCAGTAAGGTCATCAAGATCATGTTCGTCGTCATCGTCACGTTCATTGTCTGCTGGGTGGCGGATAGCACCGGTCTCCTGGCCTACAACGTAAGACTGGTTGATCGTTCGTATCTCTACAGCCACTTATACCACGTTTTTGTCATCATTGCCTTCTTTAACACGTGTGCCAATCCTCTCATCTATACCATCAGTTACCAAGAGTTTCGTTTGGCAGTTCGGGACCTGTTCTGTGGCTCTGGTGGTGTTCGGGGATCGCTGTTCGGTAAGGATGAGGCTGGTAATACGGAAACAAACAGTCAGAATGACGCAACGAAGAAAACTATATCCAGCTATATCTAA